The sequence TCTGTGTCTGCCGGGATGCATCAGTCGCACGGGCGTCCTTGATCGAATCGATTGCGAAGCGGACGGCTGGACACTAGCCATTGGGTCACTGTCGCGGGAGGGGGTTCCCGGAAAGATCGTTCCGTGAAATGTGCTTGCAACGTGGGGAGTTGGGAGGGCGGGGAGGGGCGGGGGAGCAGGCGGTCGGGCGCGGCTTCCAGGGTCGCCCGACGCGGCTGCCGGGATCGCGCGGCCGTCGGGGCACAGGGGGTGCGCTCTTGACAAGGGAGCCCACCCGCAACGTACGTTCATTCCGCAACCATCAGGAGCGGCCGAGAGACCTGGCTCGTCGAAGCCGCAGCAAGAACGTGCCGCGGTCCGCGGCGCCGCCGAGTAGCTGATGCCGGGACCGACGGGAGACACCGTGAGGGCGCCACACGTCAGGCCGGTCCGCTGCGTCGTCACGCTGCGGGTCTGGACGAAGCGCCGCCACGTGGACCTGTGCCGGACGCACGCCGCGCTCTGTAGCTGACCCCTTGTCCCGGAACTGACCCCCTGTTCCGGCTTCCCCCGGCAGGCCCGCGTGCCCATGCGCACGCGTGCGCCGCCGCAGCTTCGCCCGGCCGCGTCCGATCCGGCATGTCCGGACCTCCGCGCCGCCGGAGTTCCCCCGCCCCCAGAAGCCACCGGCATCGGCATCGGTACCGACACGGGTACCGGCACGGACATCGACATGGACACCGGCCTGGGTGCCGACATGTGGGTACCGATCTCGCACCGGTGAGAATGGACGAGTCGTGAGCGCAGTACGCCCCAGGACGCTGAAGACCGTGACCGGAGCAGGCGGTACGTCCGAGACCTACGACCTGGCGATCGATCCGACCCGATCCACCCTGGACACCGCCGTGCGGGTGGCGAAACTGGCCGAGGCCGCGAGGATCGACGCCCTGTTCACCGCCGATCTCCTCAGCTTCGGCGCCCAGGGCCCGATCGGATCGCAGGAACCGCTGGTCTTCGTCTCGGCGTTGAGCCAGGTGACGTCACGGATCGGCCTGATCGCCACCGTCTCGACGACGTTCCAGCATCCGTTCAACCTGGCCCGGCTGTTCGGAACCCTCGATCACGTCAGCAACGGACGCGCCGCCTGGAATCTGGTGACCTCCTCGATCGGCGAGGAGAACTTCGGCCCCGGCGAACTGCCCGGTCCGGAGGAGCGCTACGCGCGCGCCGCGGAGACACTGGAGGTCGTCAACGCACTGTGGGACAGCTGGGAACCCGGTGCGCTGACCGTCGGTGCGGACGGCAAGGCGGTGCTGCACCGCGACCGCGTGCGTCCGATCGACCACGCGGGCCGGTTCTTCACCGTGGCCGGTCCGCTGAACATCCCGCCGCTGCCGCAGCGCCGCCCGGTACAGATCCAGGCCGGGCAGTCCGAGGCGGGGACGGCACTGGGCGCCCGGTACGCCGAGATCGTCTTCACCTCGCTGCCCACCCTGGACTTCGCCGTGGACTTCACCCGGAAGATCCGGAGCCAGGCCGAACGACACGGGCGGGCCGGCGGACTGCCCCTGATCTTCAGCTCGTTGCATGCCACCTACGGCTCCACCGAGGAGGAGGCACAGCGCCTCGTGCGTGAGAAACGCGAGGCGATCGACTTCGAACGCGGCCGTGCCCAGGTGGCCGACATGCTCGGTGGCGGAGTCGACCTGTCGGAGATCCCGCTCGACTCGAAGCTGCCGGAGAGTCTGCTGCCCGACCTCGCCTCGGTGAACCGCCGACGCGGCCGGGTCGACATCTTCACCGGCTACGTACGACAGGGCTACACGCTGCGCGAGCTTGTCGTCGCCGCACAGGACACCGGGCACTGGGCCGCGGCGGGAACACCCGAGCAACTCGCCGACGCCGTCGAGGAACGGTTCCGGGCGGGTGTCCTCGACGTGGTCTCGCTGAGCGGTCTCGCGGACCCGCGGCAGCACGACTTCGCCGTCAACGGTCTGCTGCACGAACTGCGCAAACGGAAGATCGTCGCCGCCGACTACACCGGCACCACCCTGCGCGAGAACCTCGGGCTCGAACTGCCGGCCCGCACCTCCGCGCCCGCCCGGGTCTGAGCCGGCCCGGCGGCCGCCGCCGGTCCCGCCTGTTCCGTCCGTTCCATCTGTTCGACCCGCTCCGCTGTGGGGTGCCGGCCGTTGTGCACCCGCACAGCGGAGCGAGCGCCCCCCCATGGAGCGGCTCCCCCTCCGCTCGCATCACCGATCTCAGCAGGGCCGACATTGTTGGGCAGGGGGGTCCCGGCGTCCGAACAATGGCGGGACTCGTTCTGTACGCACATGGTCTGACCGTGAATACGTTGACCGCGCGGGCGGGGTGGGCCGAGCGGGGGCGATGTGGCGGGGCGTCGTGAGGTGCCGGTGGATCCGAGCACGGGTCCGGTGCAGCGGTTCGCGTTCGAGTTGCGCAAGCCGTGTGCCGAGGCGGGCGGGATCACCTATCGGGTGCCGGCGCAGCGGGCCGGGTACTCGGTCACGACGCTGACGCAGGCCGCCGCGGGCGAGCAGCTGCCGACGCTTCCCGTGGTCCTGGCCTATGCCGTGGCCTGCGGTGGCGACGCGACGGAGTGGCAGGCGCGGTGGAGGCAGGCCGCGGCGGAACTCGCCGCCGCTCCCGGCGACGGCAGCGATACGCGGCATCGGCGGCGAGACCCTCGCGGTCAAACCCGGCGGCCGCATCCTGGCCACCGACCACGGCCAGCTCCTCGACCTACGGGCCGGCAGGATCACCCGCCGTGTGTTCACGTCCGGAGTCACGACGGCACTCGCCTTCAGCCCGGACGGCAGGTACCTCGCGGCCGGTGACGAATCCGGTCAGGTGACCGTGTGGGACGGCGACGCCGACAAACCCCTCGCTATCCTTCCCGCCCTTCCGGTGCACGACGGCAAACCCCGATACGTGACGGCGCTGGCGTTCTCCCCGGACGGACGCACGCTGGCCGCCGCGGGTGAGAACGGCACGCTACGGCTGTGGGACACCGAATCGGGCCGCCCCTTCGGCTCCGCCCTCCCCACCCCGGGCACAACGCTGCTTGCCCTGGCCTTCAGCCCCGAAAGCGGAACCCTCTGCACAGCAGGCGCCCACATGCCGCTGCAGACGTTCGACATCACCACCTCCCACGCAGCCGCCCGAGTCTGCGAACGCGCCGGAGCGGGACTCACCGAGGACGAATGGCACACCCACATCCACGGCGTTCCCTACCGGAAGACCTGCTGAACGACTCAGGTCACGTCGATGGGGGAGGGGATGAAGGGGGCGGCGTTGGTGGCGGCCCGGGCCGGTCCGGTGCCTCGGCGGGTTCGACGGCCTCACGGGTGTCCGGTTCATCGGCGGCCTCGATCCCGGGGGCCGTGGCGGACCCGACCGCCTCGGCAGCCTCCGTCGGCCCCGCCACCGTGGGCGGATTCCGCTTCAGCAGCGGCACCGGATTCACCGTGGCCGCCGAGCTGTTCCGCCCCTTACGTACCTCGAAGTGCAGGTGCGGACCCGTGGACCTCCCCGTACTGCCGGACAGCCCGATCTGCTGTCCGGCCGCGACACGGGCACCCTGCCGGGCCTGCCGCTTGTCCAGGTGGGCGTAGAGGGTGAAGACCCCGCCGGAGTGGGCGACGATGATGAACCGCCCGTACGACACCGTCAGATCCACCGACCTCACCACCACTCCGGCGGCCGACGCGAGGACGGGCGTGTGCCTCGGGGTGCGGTAGTCGACCCCCGTGTGCTGAGTGCGGTAGTCCCGCCCGGTGAAACCGCGCGAGATCCCATGGCTGCCTCGGAAGGGCTTGTGGAGAGTGGGCATGGCGACCTCCAGTCGCTGAGCCGGGTAATTCGTGCGCCACTCACCTTTGTGTACTTGGCCGGCGGGCGACCGCAATGCGTATGCCGCAAGCCGTGAGCGAGAAGTGCGCCTGTGCCGTGCGCGCGCTTGCCCGCGGAACCGCGGAGAAGGCACACGCATCGCAGTGGAGGACGGGTCGAAGGGTGTTCGGCCCGACGTGGTGGGGGAGTGGCCCATGCCTGGCCCCGGTCCGGATCCCGGTCCCGGTTTTGGCCCTGGCCCTGGCCCTGGCCTGTCCGAGGCCGAACAGGCGCTCTGGAACGCGTTCCCGACGGGGGAAGTCGTCGATCTCGGTGCGTCGCCCGGCGCGTCCCTCGACGGGGTCCCCGGGGGTTCGACTCCACGCCCCGACACGATCGTACGAGCCGACGTGATCGTGCGCCTGCTGCTGGGCGGACGTGAACCCGTCCCCGGCCATCTCCCGGCCCTGCGCCTGCGAAGGGCCGTCGTGGGCGGATGGCGGGCGCAACGTTCGACGCGCCGGGCGGACGGGCCCTGGACGCCTCACTCGCCGGCATCGGCGGCGATCTCGACGCCTCGTCAGACTTCTCGTCCCGCGGCCGACTCGTCCTGGAGGGCGCACGCGTGGAGGGATCGGTGCACCTCGACGGCGCCACCGTCGACTGCCCCCTGTCCGTGCGGAACCTCAGAGCCGCCTCGATCCGCACGGACACGGCGACCGAACTACAGCCGGGCGGTCTCCAACCCCCGGCCTTCCAACCCCGGTCCGGAGGAACCCCGCCTGCCGGACTCGAACTCAACCGGCGGACCCACGAAAATCTATGTTGGCGAGAGTAGACATTGGTGTGCGGCGTGGGTATGGTTCTTCTCGTAGCCCAAAGAGACAACAGGGCCTGGCAGAGATGAACTGCCGGTCAGCAGTACGTAGTTGCAGTACGCAGGACGGTGCGGCGGTGGAGTTTCGAAGCCAGAGCGGTTGCAGGACGGCGACGGGACTGGCTGCCGGACTGGGCGGCCCGCGGTGATCAGGGGCCGCCGACAGCAGGACCGCAGCTCGCGCTGTGGTGGTATCCGCAAATGAAGTACGCAGGACCCAGCAATACGCAGTATTCGTGCAGTAGGCAGTTGATTCAGAGGGACGAACGGAGGAGCGAAGCGCCATCAGGATCGCCCGGGCGGATGTCTTGAGCCCGGGTACCGCAGGACATCGATAGTGAGGTGGTCTCCGGTCAAGCAACCGCGATCCCAGCATCCCCGGCACAGTTGTCGGCCGGGTTTGCGGAAACAGTAGGCCGGCGCAGTACCAGGGCCGGCAGATGGTGTAGCAGTTTCCTTCGGGGCCTTGGTGCCGTACGGCACCAAGGCCCCTCCACGCGTTCCACGGAGATCATTGATTTCATGGAGAGGTGCAAGTGACAGCAGACGACGCGTACGGCCGTCTCGACGACGACGATTACCCCGCCTACACGATGGGCCGGGCCGCCGAAATGCTCGGCACCACCCAGGGCTTCCTCCGCGCCATCGGGGAGGCCCGCCTCATCACCCCGCTCCGCTCCGAGGGCGGCCACCGCCGTTACTCCCGCTACCAGCTGCGCGTCGCCGCCCGCGCCCGGGAACTCGTGGACCAAGGCACCCCCATCGAGGCCGCCTGCCGCATCGTCATCCTTGAGGACCAGTTGGAGGAAGCGCAGCGCATCAACGCCGAATACCGCCGAGCCGCCGAGGCGGCGACTCCTGCTGCCACGGCCTGAACCGTGGATCTCCGCCGGCCGGCCGATGGCCTCTCCAGGGGAACCTGTGACCGTCGGCGGGATGCCGGTGCGCAATCACCATGACGTCGGCCTGATACTGGGAGCGGCGTCGGTTGTTCGCATATTCGGGCCGGAGCCCCGAGCGTCAGCGAGCAGCGAGGAGTCACCGTGACCGGAGGCGGGCCTGACGGGGACGGTGGGCCGACCGCTCCCACCCCCGGGGACGGGAGTGGGAAGGGCGGAGGCAGGGCGATGACCTTGCCGGGGGCACTGGCGGCCGCGGAGAGCGCGGCTCCGGTGGAGTCGCTCGACGTGGTCGCGCGCATGCTCGGGGAGCGCCTGGGGGCCTCGGCGGTCTCGTTCCTCATCACCGACTTCACCGGTGGTTCCGTCGTACGGCTGGGTGCGTCGGGCAGTGTGGACACCGACGAACCCGCCCGGCGCATCACGCTGCGGGGCTCCCTGTACGACGACGTGATCCGTACCCAGCGTCCGGCGGTGGAGGACAAGGGAGAGGGCGCGCTGGTGCGGATCGTCGCCCCGGTGACCAACCGTGGCGACGCGATCGGACTCCTCGAACTGTTCCTGCCCGGCGAGCCCGACGCGGAGGCGATGCGCGAGATCGGCGAGACCGCCCACGCGCTGGCGTACATCGTCATCGCGAACCGGTCCTACACCGACATCTACCAGTGGAGCCGCCGCACCATCCCGCTGAGCCTGGCCGCGGAGATCCAGCACCGCCTGCTCCCGGAATCGCTGGCATGTGAGGCGGCGCAGTTCGCGGTGGCCGGAGCCCTGGAGCCGGCCGACCACGTCGGGGGCGACACCTTCGACTACGTGATCGACCGGGACGCGGTCCAGCTCTCCGTCACCGATGCCATGGGCCACGATGTCGCCGCCGCGCTGCTGGCCACCCTCCTGGTGGGCGCCCTGCGCCGGGCACGGCGGGCCGGCGCAGACCTCGTCGACCAGGCCCGGCAGGCCGACGAGGCCATGCGCGAGCACGGCCGCCAGGGCTACGTCACCGGCCAGCTCCTGCGCATCAGTCTGATCGACGGCACGACCGAGTTCATCAACGCGGGACATCCCTGGCCGCTGCGGATGCGCGACGGCCAGGTGCAGGAGGTCACTCCGAAGGTCGATATGCCGTTCGGCTTCGATACCCCGCACACCTACCGGGTCCAGTCGCTGGATCTGCGGCCGGGTGACCGGCTGGTGATGCTGACCGACGGCATGCTGGAGCGCAACGCCACGACCCTCGATCTGGCGGACCTGATCGTGCACACCCGCGCGCTGCATCCCCGGGAGGCCGCCCGCACGCTCATCGCGGCGATCGTCGACGCCAACGACGGTCACCTGCAGGACGACGCGACCGTCATGTGTCTGGACTGGCACGGCATCGGCGACTCCCGGCGGGACGCCGACACCGGTGCCGATCTCGCCGACGCCTCCGAACCCAAGACGGATTCGGGATCCGACGGCGAGCAGCCGCTGATGTAGGGCGCCCCTTCTGGTCTCCGACCGCTGGCCGGACCAGGCACCGCCGAAGGTGCGGGCGGTGTCCTCGATCTCCTCGGCAGGAGATCGAGGACACCGCTGCGTCATTGCGACGGCCCGGCCGGGGCTGGGGATGGGGGCACCGACCGTACCGAGGTGCCCGGTCGGCCTCCGGCTATCGCGTCCTGAACCGTGGCCAGGGGCTCGAAGAGTTGACCGAGCCCGGCGGCTTCGAGGATGCGCAAGTGCCAGGGCCGGAAGCAGACCAGTGCCAGATGGCCGCCTCGCTCCAGTGTTCTGCGTCGTGCCCGGCACAGGAGGCCGAGGAGGGAACAGTCGAAGAAGTCCACCGGCCGCAGGTCCACGATCACCTGAGCGCCGTGCGGAGCGGTTGCGGCGTCGGTATGGACCTGAATCTCAGGGACGGTGTTCAGGTCGATGAACCCTAGGAGCTCAATGACGGTGATGCCGTGGTCGAGGAAACTGCGTGCGTGCTGGGTAGTTGCCGGTGTCTCGCGCGGCGTCGGAGTGTGCTGGGCCGAGGCTGACTTCGCGTCCTGTATGTCCATGGCGTTCCTGATGTGAGACCCCTGTGGGACGGGGGTTCCCGGTGATCGGACAGTCACCGGGGACCGGGGTAACAGAAACAATCGTAGAAAAACAGTGGATGCAGAAACGTCCATGCGCCCGAAGGTCCACCCATACGGATGACGTGCGCAGCACGTACGGGTCTTTGAGCAGCTCTACGCCCCATCGTTGACCATGGAGAGCAGCGGGCTCGAACACACTTAGCTGGTAGCGCCTTTGGGAAGTGCGGTCCGCCCGAGGGGCAGGC is a genomic window of Streptomyces sp. NBC_00414 containing:
- a CDS encoding MerR family transcriptional regulator, whose product is MTADDAYGRLDDDDYPAYTMGRAAEMLGTTQGFLRAIGEARLITPLRSEGGHRRYSRYQLRVAARARELVDQGTPIEAACRIVILEDQLEEAQRINAEYRRAAEAATPAATA
- a CDS encoding NtaA/DmoA family FMN-dependent monooxygenase (This protein belongs to a clade of FMN-dependent monooxygenases, within a broader family of flavin-dependent oxidoreductases, the luciferase-like monooxygenase (LMM) family, some of whose members use coenzyme F420 rather than FMN.) yields the protein MSAVRPRTLKTVTGAGGTSETYDLAIDPTRSTLDTAVRVAKLAEAARIDALFTADLLSFGAQGPIGSQEPLVFVSALSQVTSRIGLIATVSTTFQHPFNLARLFGTLDHVSNGRAAWNLVTSSIGEENFGPGELPGPEERYARAAETLEVVNALWDSWEPGALTVGADGKAVLHRDRVRPIDHAGRFFTVAGPLNIPPLPQRRPVQIQAGQSEAGTALGARYAEIVFTSLPTLDFAVDFTRKIRSQAERHGRAGGLPLIFSSLHATYGSTEEEAQRLVREKREAIDFERGRAQVADMLGGGVDLSEIPLDSKLPESLLPDLASVNRRRGRVDIFTGYVRQGYTLRELVVAAQDTGHWAAAGTPEQLADAVEERFRAGVLDVVSLSGLADPRQHDFAVNGLLHELRKRKIVAADYTGTTLRENLGLELPARTSAPARV
- a CDS encoding M23 family metallopeptidase; protein product: MPTLHKPFRGSHGISRGFTGRDYRTQHTGVDYRTPRHTPVLASAAGVVVRSVDLTVSYGRFIIVAHSGGVFTLYAHLDKRQARQGARVAAGQQIGLSGSTGRSTGPHLHFEVRKGRNSSAATVNPVPLLKRNPPTVAGPTEAAEAVGSATAPGIEAADEPDTREAVEPAEAPDRPGPPPTPPPSSPPPST
- a CDS encoding STAS domain-containing protein; translation: MDIQDAKSASAQHTPTPRETPATTQHARSFLDHGITVIELLGFIDLNTVPEIQVHTDAATAPHGAQVIVDLRPVDFFDCSLLGLLCRARRRTLERGGHLALVCFRPWHLRILEAAGLGQLFEPLATVQDAIAGGRPGTSVRSVPPSPAPAGPSQ
- a CDS encoding PP2C family protein-serine/threonine phosphatase, whose amino-acid sequence is MTLPGALAAAESAAPVESLDVVARMLGERLGASAVSFLITDFTGGSVVRLGASGSVDTDEPARRITLRGSLYDDVIRTQRPAVEDKGEGALVRIVAPVTNRGDAIGLLELFLPGEPDAEAMREIGETAHALAYIVIANRSYTDIYQWSRRTIPLSLAAEIQHRLLPESLACEAAQFAVAGALEPADHVGGDTFDYVIDRDAVQLSVTDAMGHDVAAALLATLLVGALRRARRAGADLVDQARQADEAMREHGRQGYVTGQLLRISLIDGTTEFINAGHPWPLRMRDGQVQEVTPKVDMPFGFDTPHTYRVQSLDLRPGDRLVMLTDGMLERNATTLDLADLIVHTRALHPREAARTLIAAIVDANDGHLQDDATVMCLDWHGIGDSRRDADTGADLADASEPKTDSGSDGEQPLM
- a CDS encoding WD40 repeat domain-containing protein codes for the protein MPWPAVATRRSGRRGGGRPRRNSPPLPATAAIRGIGGETLAVKPGGRILATDHGQLLDLRAGRITRRVFTSGVTTALAFSPDGRYLAAGDESGQVTVWDGDADKPLAILPALPVHDGKPRYVTALAFSPDGRTLAAAGENGTLRLWDTESGRPFGSALPTPGTTLLALAFSPESGTLCTAGAHMPLQTFDITTSHAAARVCERAGAGLTEDEWHTHIHGVPYRKTC